A genomic region of uncultured Roseibium sp. contains the following coding sequences:
- a CDS encoding alcohol dehydrogenase family protein — translation MTIPATMKAIVLEGHGGLDKLVWHEDWPTPQPGPGEVLIKVGACGLNNTDVNTRSGWYSKTVSDATTGGAYEEVGEEDPTWGGAPITFPRIQGADAVGEVVALGDGAPETLLGKRVMVDGWLRDWSDPFNKNKAGYFGSECDGGYAEYTVANANNVGAVHSVLSDAELATFSCSYSTAEGMLSRANVGERDTVLVTGASGGVGSAVVQLARRRGATIVALASASKHEAVKALGADVLLDRAPEDLAAALKQATGRETVSVVADIVGGPYWGNPISVLERGGRYTCSGAIAGPIVEFDLRTFYLNDLTLIGSTVVEPHIFKDLVGYIERGEVRPALAATYPLKEFHAAQTAFIEKKHTGNIVVIP, via the coding sequence ATGACGATACCGGCAACCATGAAGGCCATCGTTCTGGAAGGCCATGGCGGGCTCGACAAGCTGGTCTGGCACGAGGACTGGCCGACACCGCAACCCGGTCCGGGAGAAGTCCTGATCAAGGTCGGCGCCTGCGGGCTGAACAACACGGATGTGAACACGAGATCCGGCTGGTACTCCAAGACCGTTTCCGATGCCACCACCGGCGGTGCCTATGAAGAGGTGGGCGAAGAAGATCCGACATGGGGCGGTGCGCCGATCACGTTTCCCCGCATCCAGGGCGCGGATGCGGTCGGCGAGGTTGTCGCGCTTGGCGACGGCGCGCCGGAAACGCTCCTGGGCAAGCGCGTGATGGTCGACGGCTGGCTCCGGGACTGGTCCGATCCGTTCAACAAGAACAAGGCCGGTTACTTCGGTTCCGAGTGTGATGGCGGTTATGCCGAGTACACGGTTGCCAATGCGAACAATGTTGGCGCGGTTCATTCGGTTTTGAGCGACGCGGAACTCGCGACGTTCTCGTGTTCCTACAGCACGGCGGAGGGCATGCTCAGCCGTGCGAATGTCGGTGAGCGGGATACTGTTCTTGTGACCGGCGCTTCGGGCGGTGTCGGTTCTGCAGTTGTGCAGCTTGCCAGGCGGCGCGGTGCGACCATCGTCGCGCTTGCCTCCGCCTCCAAGCATGAGGCCGTGAAAGCGCTCGGCGCTGACGTGCTGCTGGATCGTGCTCCGGAAGATCTGGCTGCAGCCCTTAAGCAAGCGACCGGCCGGGAAACCGTGTCTGTTGTCGCCGATATTGTCGGCGGACCCTATTGGGGCAATCCCATCTCGGTTCTGGAGCGGGGTGGGCGGTATACATGTTCCGGAGCCATCGCGGGGCCGATCGTCGAATTCGATCTCAGGACCTTTTATCTGAACGATCTGACCCTGATCGGGTCCACCGTCGTCGAACCGCATATCTTCAAGGATCTGGTCGGTTATATCGAACGCGGCGAGGTCAGGCCGGCGCTCGCGGCGACCTACCCGCTGAAGGAATTTCACGCGGCGCAGACGGCTTTCATCGAGAAGAAGCATACGGGAAACATCGTGGTGATCCCATGA
- a CDS encoding MurR/RpiR family transcriptional regulator, whose protein sequence is MNVPNTGSKAPQAVLDDLASELEDLTPELRKAASYVLENPNDVGVSSIREIADAAGVKPNTFVRMARSVGFDGYEDFRHPFREAIRSRGTDFPDRARWLQSLAKGGQLGALFAEMAACAISNIENTFAATDANAMKAAADAIVKARHTYVLGVGVNNSNARNFSYLADMAVDTIWTIPRMGSVATDDLARADERDVLVAMTCKPYRTDVIAAVETAREQGLTIVAISDSPASPIVVGSDHAFVVDAETPQFFPSSVSTIALLETLLAFVIADAPEDVISSIERFHTRRHKMGLYQEEWKDRS, encoded by the coding sequence ATGAATGTACCAAATACCGGATCGAAGGCCCCGCAGGCGGTGCTTGACGACCTCGCATCCGAACTCGAGGATCTGACGCCGGAGCTGCGCAAGGCCGCAAGCTATGTGCTTGAAAATCCGAACGATGTCGGCGTGAGCTCGATCCGCGAGATTGCCGACGCGGCGGGCGTCAAACCGAACACGTTCGTGCGCATGGCACGCTCGGTCGGTTTCGATGGATACGAGGATTTTCGGCATCCGTTCCGCGAGGCGATCCGCAGCCGCGGGACGGATTTTCCGGACCGGGCACGCTGGCTGCAGTCGCTGGCCAAGGGCGGCCAGCTCGGTGCGCTGTTTGCGGAAATGGCCGCCTGCGCGATCTCGAACATCGAGAACACCTTCGCCGCAACCGATGCCAACGCGATGAAGGCGGCCGCCGATGCCATCGTGAAGGCGCGCCACACCTATGTGCTCGGCGTCGGCGTCAACAATTCCAACGCACGTAATTTCTCCTATCTCGCGGACATGGCGGTCGACACGATCTGGACCATTCCGAGAATGGGGTCTGTGGCAACCGATGATCTGGCACGGGCGGATGAGCGGGACGTGCTCGTTGCCATGACCTGCAAACCCTACCGCACCGATGTCATCGCCGCCGTGGAAACCGCGCGCGAACAGGGACTGACGATCGTCGCAATCTCGGACAGCCCGGCCTCGCCGATTGTCGTTGGCAGCGACCATGCCTTTGTCGTCGATGCCGAGACGCCGCAGTTCTTTCCCTCGTCCGTCTCGACCATCGCTCTTCTGGAAACGCTGCTGGCCTTCGTCATCGCCGATGCGCCCGAGGACGTCATTTCCAGCATCGAGCGTTTTCACACCCGCCGCCACAAGATGGGTCTCTATCAGGAAGAGTGGAAGGACCGCTCATGA
- a CDS encoding mandelate racemase/muconate lactonizing enzyme family protein produces MRVSRITVWQIDLPLAKPYWLSGGRLKFEKLDSTFVRIETDEGVSGWGEGCPWGHTYLPAHGAGLRSALGLLAPALLGHDPRAQDEINRIMDMQLPGHPYAKAPLDIACWDLVGKATGQPLWRMLGAEEPAPVAINSSISTGTPDEMIALIRDASSKGYRTHSAKVGGQDAAADIARIEAISNALPKGEQVTFDVNRAWTPGVALQVLNGVSARDWIEQPCQTLDQCAFVAEKVQQPIMLDECLATFQDHLDAWKQGACQGVKVKPNRVGGLTRARQIRDFGLAVGWQMHIEDTGGSAFADTAALHLAASTPDANRLASWLCHAHLSVDPVSGQGARNQAGFVRFDASPGVGVTPDPDILGEPAAVYEDPL; encoded by the coding sequence ATGAGGGTCTCGCGGATCACCGTCTGGCAGATCGATCTGCCGCTTGCCAAACCCTACTGGCTGTCCGGCGGCCGGCTGAAATTCGAAAAACTGGATTCAACCTTCGTGCGGATCGAGACCGACGAAGGCGTGTCCGGCTGGGGGGAGGGCTGCCCGTGGGGGCACACCTATTTGCCTGCGCACGGGGCGGGACTGAGATCGGCGCTTGGGCTTCTTGCGCCTGCTCTTCTCGGCCACGACCCGCGTGCACAGGACGAGATCAACCGGATCATGGACATGCAGTTGCCCGGTCATCCATACGCCAAGGCTCCGCTCGACATCGCCTGCTGGGACCTTGTTGGCAAGGCAACCGGTCAGCCGCTCTGGCGTATGCTGGGGGCGGAGGAACCCGCGCCGGTTGCCATCAACTCCTCGATCTCGACCGGAACCCCGGACGAGATGATCGCGCTGATCCGGGACGCGAGTTCAAAAGGGTATCGCACCCACTCCGCAAAGGTTGGCGGCCAGGACGCAGCCGCCGACATTGCGCGGATCGAAGCCATTTCGAACGCGCTGCCGAAGGGCGAGCAGGTGACCTTCGATGTCAACCGGGCGTGGACGCCGGGCGTTGCGCTCCAGGTGCTGAATGGGGTTTCGGCGCGAGACTGGATCGAGCAACCCTGCCAAACCCTCGACCAGTGCGCGTTCGTTGCAGAAAAAGTGCAACAGCCGATCATGCTGGATGAATGCCTCGCCACCTTTCAGGACCATCTGGACGCCTGGAAGCAGGGCGCATGCCAGGGTGTCAAGGTGAAACCGAACCGCGTCGGCGGGCTGACGCGGGCACGGCAGATCCGCGATTTCGGCCTCGCCGTCGGCTGGCAGATGCATATCGAAGACACCGGCGGCAGCGCGTTTGCGGACACGGCCGCCCTTCACCTGGCCGCCTCCACCCCCGATGCCAACCGGCTCGCCAGCTGGCTGTGCCATGCGCACCTGTCCGTCGACCCGGTCTCCGGTCAGGGCGCACGGAACCAGGCTGGTTTCGTGCGGTTCGACGCCTCGCCCGGCGTTGGTGTCACGCCCGATC
- a CDS encoding FAD-dependent oxidoreductase: MSETGTSKLPSSARVVIVGGGIMGCGLAYHLAHEGCPDVVLLEKAELTSGSTWHAAGQITHSTSSFGLGKCVGYNIDLYSGLLEEETGQSVTWHGCGSFRLAYTEDEMDWLRHTMSVGRALQFPMELVGPDRIRELHPFYNLDGVLGALHTPDDGHADPSGVTQALAIGARKLGVKIIRRCRATDIKQQANGEWKVSTELGDITCEHVVNAGGTYARQMGEWSGLQLPMTSMTHHYIVTDMVPEFKDLDKELPVIRDDKLVSGYIRMEQKSGLIGIYEKENPNTVWEDFCPWEAENELFEADYDRIMPWLENAMDRMPIFAELGIKREVHGAISHPPDGNPLIGPAPGVKNYWCCCGTQIGIGWGPGLTRELARWIVHGSADISMREFDPRRFGGYADQEWQVVKAKEDYCLRHEIPFPHFNRLEGRPIKPSPLYERLKDKGAVYEEVYGHERPRWFTTGDLEQRDYYSFRRAAWHEAVAKEMQAVRTTAGIMDISAFTKIELSGPDAESYLDRLVANRLPKKIGGIALTHMLNRRGRIEMELTVVRLAEDRFYLVCAAFFEQRLLDHLAQNGNGEDVGVHNLSTDWGAMTLNGPLARDILAPNTPAALDNASFRWLTAQEIEVAGHKVWAFRMSYAGELGWEFHIPRAHMLEVYDALWKTGQPLGLADYGSFAMNALRLEKGFKGAGELTNEVTLPEADVMRFVKLDKGDFLGREETEASAASAKLPWVCIYLQIEPDGVEDGHGGEAVLLDGEPVGAASSVAYAHTVGKILAFAYVKPEAAAPGQELDVVIMNGVRKARVLDAAAYDPESLLPRTDALVGVAAE, encoded by the coding sequence GTGTCGGAAACCGGAACCTCCAAACTGCCGTCCTCCGCCCGCGTCGTCATTGTCGGCGGCGGCATCATGGGCTGCGGCCTCGCCTACCATCTGGCCCACGAGGGCTGCCCGGATGTCGTTCTTCTGGAAAAGGCGGAACTCACCTCCGGGTCCACCTGGCATGCGGCCGGGCAGATCACCCATTCCACGTCCAGTTTCGGGCTCGGAAAATGCGTCGGCTACAACATCGATCTCTATTCCGGGCTGCTTGAGGAGGAGACCGGCCAGTCTGTCACCTGGCACGGTTGCGGGTCCTTCCGCCTGGCCTATACGGAAGACGAGATGGACTGGCTCCGCCACACGATGAGTGTCGGACGTGCGCTGCAGTTTCCGATGGAGCTGGTCGGACCGGACCGGATTCGCGAACTGCACCCGTTCTACAATCTCGATGGTGTTCTCGGCGCGCTGCATACGCCCGATGACGGCCACGCGGACCCGTCGGGTGTCACGCAGGCTCTGGCGATCGGTGCACGCAAGCTGGGCGTCAAGATCATCCGCCGCTGCCGCGCGACCGACATCAAGCAGCAGGCGAACGGCGAGTGGAAGGTCTCGACCGAACTGGGCGACATCACCTGCGAACACGTGGTCAATGCCGGCGGGACCTACGCGCGGCAGATGGGCGAATGGAGCGGTCTCCAGTTGCCGATGACGTCGATGACGCACCATTACATCGTCACCGACATGGTTCCCGAGTTCAAGGACCTGGATAAGGAACTGCCTGTCATCCGCGACGACAAGCTGGTCTCCGGCTACATCCGCATGGAGCAGAAATCGGGGCTGATCGGGATCTACGAGAAAGAAAATCCGAACACCGTCTGGGAAGACTTCTGTCCCTGGGAAGCGGAAAACGAGCTGTTCGAAGCAGACTATGACCGGATCATGCCGTGGCTGGAAAACGCGATGGACCGCATGCCGATCTTCGCGGAACTCGGCATCAAGCGCGAAGTGCATGGTGCGATTTCGCATCCGCCGGACGGCAATCCGCTGATCGGTCCGGCGCCGGGCGTGAAGAATTACTGGTGCTGCTGCGGCACCCAGATCGGGATCGGCTGGGGGCCGGGCCTGACGCGTGAACTCGCCCGCTGGATCGTGCACGGATCTGCCGACATCTCCATGCGCGAGTTCGACCCGCGCCGGTTCGGCGGCTATGCCGACCAGGAGTGGCAGGTCGTCAAGGCCAAGGAGGACTACTGCCTTCGCCACGAGATTCCATTCCCGCACTTCAACCGGCTGGAAGGCCGGCCGATCAAGCCCAGCCCGCTTTATGAGCGTCTGAAGGACAAGGGCGCCGTCTACGAAGAGGTCTACGGACACGAACGTCCGCGTTGGTTCACCACCGGCGATCTGGAGCAGCGGGACTACTACTCATTCCGGCGGGCGGCGTGGCACGAGGCTGTTGCAAAGGAAATGCAGGCTGTCAGGACGACGGCCGGGATCATGGATATTTCGGCCTTCACCAAGATCGAACTGTCCGGCCCGGATGCGGAAAGCTACCTGGACCGGCTGGTCGCCAACCGGCTGCCGAAGAAAATCGGCGGCATTGCCCTGACGCATATGCTCAACCGGCGCGGACGGATCGAAATGGAACTGACGGTCGTCCGGCTTGCGGAAGACCGCTTCTATCTGGTCTGCGCGGCTTTCTTCGAGCAGCGACTGCTCGATCATCTGGCGCAAAACGGCAACGGGGAAGACGTCGGTGTTCACAACCTCTCGACGGACTGGGGCGCGATGACGCTCAACGGTCCCTTGGCCCGCGACATTCTTGCCCCCAACACACCGGCGGCGCTGGACAATGCGTCGTTCCGCTGGCTGACGGCGCAGGAAATCGAGGTTGCCGGCCACAAGGTCTGGGCATTCCGGATGTCCTATGCAGGCGAACTCGGCTGGGAGTTCCACATTCCGCGTGCGCATATGCTTGAGGTCTATGACGCTCTGTGGAAGACCGGCCAGCCGCTCGGGCTCGCGGATTACGGCTCGTTCGCGATGAATGCGTTGCGCCTTGAAAAGGGATTCAAGGGTGCGGGGGAACTGACCAACGAAGTGACGCTGCCGGAAGCCGACGTGATGCGGTTCGTGAAACTCGACAAGGGCGACTTCCTCGGCAGGGAAGAGACCGAAGCAAGTGCCGCGTCTGCCAAACTGCCGTGGGTGTGCATCTACCTCCAGATCGAGCCGGACGGCGTCGAAGACGGACACGGCGGCGAAGCCGTGCTTCTCGACGGGGAGCCGGTGGGTGCGGCCAGTTCGGTTGCCTATGCGCATACGGTGGGCAAGATCCTCGCCTTCGCCTATGTCAAACCGGAAGCGGCCGCACCGGGTCAGGAGCTGGACGTCGTCATCATGAACGGGGTCCGCAAGGCGCGAGTGCTGGATGCTGCCGCCTACGACCCTGAAAGCCTGCTGCCGAGAACGGACGCGCTGGTCGGAGTGGCGGCAGAATGA
- a CDS encoding enolase C-terminal domain-like protein: MKITRIRIFKTDLPYVDGAYGWGAGNAITTARASVVVIDTDAGLSGCGEFTPCGENYMVAHSEGVEALARFVAPALLGEDPRQVARIEQLLDHLVQGHGYAKAPFDAACWDIAGKALGAPVWMLLGGKLTDGAPMYRVAPHRSTEETVAELERHRANGYRQFQIKVGADWVQDIDRIRATVPLLKPGEKAMADANQGWRVDNALRVGRATRDLDFIFEQPCRTYEECLQVRERIDLPMKLDECVTGLAAAQRIVADRAADLVCLKISNIGGLSKARRVRDFFVDNRIPVVPEDTWGGEIATATLAHFAASTPEEFLQNTTDLHNYNTRSTGSPAPRTANGKLYASDAPGLGVEPDLDSLGAPVAVYGEAA, encoded by the coding sequence ATGAAGATAACCCGTATCCGGATCTTCAAGACGGATCTGCCCTATGTCGATGGTGCCTATGGCTGGGGCGCGGGGAACGCGATCACCACGGCGCGCGCGTCCGTGGTGGTCATCGACACGGATGCGGGCCTTTCCGGATGCGGGGAATTCACGCCCTGCGGCGAGAACTACATGGTGGCCCACTCGGAAGGCGTCGAGGCGCTGGCGCGCTTCGTGGCTCCCGCGCTTCTGGGGGAAGACCCGCGCCAGGTTGCGCGGATCGAGCAGCTTCTGGATCACCTCGTTCAGGGGCATGGCTATGCCAAGGCCCCCTTCGACGCGGCCTGCTGGGACATCGCCGGCAAGGCCCTTGGCGCGCCGGTCTGGATGCTGCTCGGCGGCAAGCTGACCGACGGCGCGCCGATGTACCGGGTTGCCCCGCACCGCTCGACAGAGGAAACGGTTGCCGAACTTGAACGCCACCGCGCGAACGGCTACCGGCAATTCCAGATCAAGGTCGGGGCAGACTGGGTGCAGGATATCGACCGGATCCGCGCGACCGTGCCGCTGCTCAAGCCGGGCGAAAAGGCAATGGCGGATGCCAACCAGGGCTGGCGCGTCGACAATGCGCTCCGCGTCGGGCGGGCTACACGGGACCTCGATTTCATCTTCGAGCAGCCCTGCCGCACCTACGAAGAATGCCTGCAAGTCCGCGAGAGGATCGATCTGCCGATGAAGCTGGACGAGTGCGTGACCGGCCTTGCAGCCGCGCAGCGGATCGTGGCCGACAGGGCGGCAGACCTCGTCTGCCTGAAGATCTCCAACATTGGCGGTCTGTCCAAGGCGCGCCGGGTCCGTGACTTTTTCGTCGACAACCGGATTCCAGTCGTCCCGGAAGACACCTGGGGCGGGGAGATCGCAACGGCGACTCTGGCCCATTTCGCAGCCTCGACGCCGGAGGAGTTCCTCCAAAACACCACGGATCTTCATAACTACAACACGCGGTCGACCGGATCTCCGGCACCCAGAACCGCAAACGGCAAGCTCTATGCGTCCGATGCGCCCGGCCTCGGTGTGGAGCCGGATCTTGACAGCCTTGGCGCACCGGTCGCCGTCTATGGAGAGGCGGCATGA
- a CDS encoding aromatic ring-hydroxylating dioxygenase subunit alpha, protein MNVHSQLTHSLEARYYTDPDHFKREKDGLLARTWQFAGHVSQLEKPGDYFTVDIADESIICLRDRGGVLRAYYNVCQHRAHQLVQGEGNTKLLVCPYHSWTYELTGGLRSGPNVRAVPGFDRSKICLTSVRIEDFCGFLFVNLDPDAKPMDAWFPNVREELRAFVPQIDRLKPLEWVEIAENCNWKVSVENYSECYHCPINHPTFATGVVKPETYDIQPQGYCLRHTTECQNLDRMTYEVDLDANAHAGDYSSWFLWPLFSFQVYPGNILNTYHWRAVDVDHVIVWRGWYTVDGVDSETIRRLAVQDRSTTVEEDIYLVEAVQKGLRSRGYKPGPLVLDPACGVNSEHSVKALQNWMREA, encoded by the coding sequence ATGAACGTTCACAGCCAGCTGACCCATTCGCTTGAAGCCCGCTACTATACGGACCCGGATCATTTCAAACGGGAAAAGGACGGGCTGCTGGCACGAACGTGGCAATTCGCCGGACACGTTTCCCAGCTGGAAAAACCTGGCGACTATTTCACCGTCGATATCGCGGACGAAAGCATCATCTGCCTGCGCGACAGGGGCGGCGTGCTCCGGGCCTATTACAATGTCTGCCAGCACCGGGCGCACCAGCTGGTGCAGGGCGAGGGCAACACCAAGCTGCTGGTCTGCCCCTATCACAGCTGGACATACGAATTGACCGGCGGCCTGCGGTCCGGTCCGAATGTCCGCGCGGTTCCCGGTTTTGACCGCAGCAAGATCTGCCTCACCTCCGTGCGGATCGAAGACTTCTGCGGCTTCCTGTTCGTCAATCTCGACCCGGATGCCAAACCGATGGACGCGTGGTTTCCGAATGTGCGCGAGGAACTGCGCGCCTTCGTTCCGCAGATCGACCGCCTGAAACCGCTCGAGTGGGTGGAAATTGCCGAGAACTGCAATTGGAAAGTCTCGGTCGAGAACTATTCGGAGTGCTATCACTGCCCCATCAACCACCCCACATTCGCGACAGGCGTGGTCAAGCCGGAGACCTATGACATCCAGCCACAAGGATACTGTCTCCGTCACACGACCGAATGCCAGAACCTCGACAGGATGACCTACGAGGTCGACCTGGATGCCAACGCGCATGCAGGCGACTATTCCTCCTGGTTCCTGTGGCCTCTGTTCTCCTTCCAGGTCTATCCGGGCAATATTCTGAACACCTACCACTGGCGCGCGGTCGACGTTGATCACGTCATCGTCTGGCGCGGCTGGTACACCGTGGACGGCGTCGACAGCGAAACCATCCGGCGCCTTGCAGTCCAGGACCGCTCGACAACCGTCGAAGAGGACATCTACCTTGTGGAGGCAGTTCAGAAGGGACTGCGCAGCCGCGGCTACAAGCCCGGCCCCCTGGTGCTCGACCCCGCCTGCGGCGTGAATTCGGAACATTCCGTCAAGGCGTTGCAGAACTGGATGCGGGAAGCCTGA